The DNA sequence TCGAACTCCTGGCGGAAGCGTTTCAGCAGGCTGAAGAGCGGCGCCGGGGCCGTCTGGCCCAGGGGGCAGAACGAGGCGTCCATCATGGTCTTGCCCAGCCTCTCCAAAAAATCGAGGTCGCCGGGCTGCCCCTTGCCCTCCCAGATGCGGGTCAGGGTCTGCAGGAGCTGGCGCGTCCCTTCCCGGCAGGGGGTGCACTGGCCGCAGGACTCGTGGGCGAAGAAGACCGCCACGCTGCGGGCGAAGTCCACGGCGCAGACGGATTCATCCATCACCAGCATGGTTCCCGAACCCAAAGCGCCGCCCACCTTGGCCATGCCGAAGTCAACCGGCACGTCCAGGGCCTCGGGGCCGACGATACCGGCCGAGGCGCCCCCGGTCTGGCACATCTTGAACTTCCCGCCGTCCCGCATGCCGCCGCCATAGGTGTCGATGAGCTCTCTTAGCGTGATGCCCGCCGGGACCTCCACGATCTGCGGCGTCCGGACATGGCCGATGATCTGGTAGATCTTGGTGCCGGTGGTGTCGGCCGTGCCCAGGGATTTGTACCACTCCCCACCTCGGGTGATAATGGCCGGGATTGCCGCCAGGGTCTCGACGTTGTTGACAATTGTCGGCTTCTGCCACAATCCTGCCACCCCCGGGAAAGGCGGCTTGGAGCGGGGATAGCCCCGTTTGCCTTCGATGGACTCGATCAGCGCCGTCTCCTCGCCGCAGATGTAGCAGCCGAACCCGGAGCGGACCTCGATGTCGAAGGAGAAGCCGCGGCCGAAGAGGTTTTCTCCGAGATATCCCTTAGCCCTTGCCTGCGCAATGGCCGTAGCCAGCCGGTGTTTACAGAGGTAGTACTCCCCCCGGCAGTAGATATAGCCCTTGTCGGCCCCCACTGCGAACCCGGCGATGGCCATGCCCTCCAAGAGCTTGTGGGGGTCGCCTTCGACGATGTAGCGGTCTTTGATGGTGCCCGGCTCGCCCTCATCCAGGTTGCAGATGATGTATTTCTGGGGAACGTCCAGGGGCCGGGTAAAGGACCACTTCAGTCCGGTGGGGAAACCCGCCCCGCCCCGGCCCCGCAGGCCGGAGGCCTTGACCTCTTCCACGATCTTTTCCGGGGTCATGCCGGTGAGCGCCTGTTTCAGGGCCTGGTAGCCGCCCTTGGCCAGGTAGTCGTCGATCTTCTCGGGATCGATGACCCCGACGTTCTCCAGGAGGATCAATTCTCCCGGGGCCTGTTTGTAGCTGCGGAAGGCGTTGGTGCTGTAGGGCAGTTTTTTATAGTCCGGGGCCTTCCCGGCCCGGTAGTCGGCCAGGATCTGCCTGATCTTGTCCTTGGTGAGGTTGCCGTGCACCACCTCGTTGATCTGCATGGCCGGGGCCACTTCGCAGACCCCCAGGCAGGCGGTGGTCTCCAAGGTGAAGAGGCCGTCCTTGGTGGTGTGCTTGAGCGGCACACCCAACTCGGCCTGGGTGAATTCCAGCAGGTTGTCGGCCCCCTGGATGTGGCAGGGAGGTGATTCGCAGAAGCGGATGACGTACTTCCCCTTGGGCCGCCAGGTATACATGGAATAGAAGCTCATGACCCCAAAGACATCGCTGCCGGGGATGTTGAGGCCGGTGGCGATGCGGTCCTGGACCGTAGGCGGCAGACAGCCGATCTCTTCCTGAACCGCCTGGAGGACCGGCATCAGGTTGCCGGGGACATTCCGATACGACTCAATGATGCTGTCGATGGCGTTCCACTGCTCCGGGGTGATCTCCGGGGCCGGAGCGCTGTGCGAATGGCAGTGTGCAGACATGGTTTTTCCTCCCTCTATCCTGCCTTCTCAATTTTGACGGCACAGGCCTTATACTCCGCAGTCTGTGAGACAGGATCAAAGGCCGCGTGGGTGAGCCAGTTGGCGCAGCCCTCTCGGAAATGGAAGGCCATCCACACCATGCCCGGCGGTACTTGGGGTGTGACCAATGCCTTGACCATGACCTGCCCGCGTCGGGTGGAGAGCTTGATCTTTTCCCCATTGCTGATTCCCAACGCAGCGGCATCGGCCGGAGAAATATCCGCCGTTTCTTCCCCTAACCTTTCATTAAGTCCAACGCTGCGGCCGGTCTGGGTACGGGAATGATAATGATAGAGGCGGCGGCCGGTGCTGAGGACAAAAGGATATTCAGCATCCGGCACTTCCGCCGGCGGGGTCCAATCCACCGGGGTGAAGACACCCTGACCGCAGGTGAAGCAGCCATCTTTGTGGAGATAGCAGGTGCCCGGATGCTCCAGGTTGGGCGCCGGCCACTGGACACCGTCTCCCTCAATGCGGAAGTATTTAATTCCCGCCAGGGCCGGGGCCAGATGAGAGACCTCGTTATCCCAGATCTCCTGGGCGCTATTGGAGGCCCATTCCTGTCCCAGACGTTTAGCCAGTTCCTTGAATATCCACCAGTTGGGTTTGGCCTGGCCCGGGGGCTGCTTGACTTTCCGCACCCGGTTGACCCGGCGTTCGCTGCTGGCAAAGGTGCCGTCGTCCTCACACCAGGCCGCGGCCGGGAAGATGACGTCGGCAAATCGGGTTGTCTCGGTAGGGAAGATATCATGGCAGACCATGAATTCCGCCGAGGCCAGGCACTTCTCTACATGGTGAATGTCCGGTTCGGTGTTGGCCAGATTCTCCCCGAAGACGTAAAACAACTTGACCTTGCCGGTGGGCAGGCCGTCCATCATCTGGGGCATCATCAACCCGTTTTTATCCGGCAGGTCTTTCACTCCCCAGAAGGCCTCGAATTTGGCCCGGGCCGCCGGGTCGATAACCTTTTGGTAGCCGGGAAAAACATTCGGGAGTGCTCCCATATCGCAGGCCCCCTGAACGTTGTTCTGACCCCGCAGCGGGTTGACGCCGCCGCACTCAAAACCGACGTTGCCCAGGAGCATTTGAATATTGGCGGTGCTTAAGACATTATTGACCCCACAGGTGTGCTCGGTGATGCCGAGGGTGTAGATCAGCATCTGGGGTTTGACCGCAGCCATGCGGCGGGCCACCACCCGGAATAGCTCGGGTTCAATGCCCACAATGGGGGCTGCTTTTTCCGGGGGATATTCCAATACCTTGGCCTTGAGAGCCTCAAAGCCGGTGCAACAGCTTTCGACATATTTCTGGTCGTACAGGTTTTCAGTAATAAGCACATACATCAAGCCATTCAGGAAAGCCACGTCAGAGCCTACCTTGATGGGGACGTGGATATCGGCCATTTCGGCCAGCTTGGTGCGGCGGGGGTCTGCCACGATGAGTTGAGCGCCATTCAAGACGGCGTTCTTCAGGAACGTGGCAGCCACTGGATGGGCCTCGGTCATATTCGTGCCGATGCAGAAGAAACCTTTGGCCTTGGGAAAGTCAGCAAAAGAATTGGTCATAGCCCCGGAACCGAATGCAGTCGCCAGACCGACGACAGTGGGGGCGTGTCAGGTACGGGCGCAGTGATCAATATTGTTGGTCTTGATCACGGCGCGGAAGAGTTTTTGCATCTGATAGGAATCTTCGTTGATGCTGCGGGCACAGCTCACCCCAGCAATGGCATCGGGGCCGTGCTTGGCGATGGTATCCTTGATTCTGCCGGCTACCAGGTCCAGGGCCTCATCCCAAGAGGCCTCCCGCAGCTCTCCCTCCTTCTTATCTCGAATCAATGGGGTAGTCAGACGTTCTGGGGAATAAATAAAATCATAACCAAACCGGCCCTTGACGCAAAGCCGACCCTGGTTGGGGGCCGCTCCTTCCACACCGGTGACCTTGACGATGCGCTCGCCCTTCAGGTGCAGGAGCAACTGGCAGCCCACACCGCAATACGGACAGGTGGTGCGTACCTTCTGGGTTTCCCAGGAGCGGGCCAGGCCTTTGGCCTTCCTTTCGGTCAAGGCGCCGACGGGACAGGCCTGGACGCACTGGCCGCAGAATACACAGTCGGAATCTTTATAGGGCAGATCACTCTTGGCGACGATCTTATTGTGCGAGCCGCGGTAACCGATCTGAATAGCCCGGTTGACCTGAATCTCATTGCAGGCCCTGACACAGCGGCCACACATGATACACTTGGAAAAGTCCCGAACGATCAGCTTATTATCGTCCTCAAAATAATAGGGTGTATCGGGCGGCGCCGCAAAGCTGGGAGTAGGAACCTGGTAACGATAGGCCAGGGCCTGGAGCTCACAGGCACCGTTGGCTTCGCAGACCAGGCAGTTGTGATTGCCGGAGGACAACAGGAGTTCGATAACCATCTTCCGGGCTGCAGTCACGCGCTCTGACTCAGTCTTAATCACCATTCCGGCGGTGGCGGCGGTGGAGCAGGCGGGCGCCAGGGTGCGCCAACCTTCTATCTCCACCACGCAGACGCGGCAGGAGCCGGTGGGGTGAGTATTTTTCATATAACAGAGGGTGGGGATAGAGTATATTCCCGCCTGGCGCGCCACTTCCAGAATAGTCTGCCCCGGATCGAACTCTACCACTCGGCCGTCCAGGGTCAGCGTCGGCTTAGACATGACAAGATTTACCTCCGTCCTTTCTTTGGAATGTGAATCCGATGACCGGCGATACCATCAGAAAAAAATTTTCGTCTGGAACGCCCAGAACCTGACAGAGCCCGTATGAGTCATGATATCATTTTAGTTGGCTCTTTATCATAATTATGTCATAATTGACATAGGTTATAGTATAGTGAGCTGAAAAAAACCTGTCAATCGCTAAATGGCAATAATATTAATGTTATTATTAACATAAAATGGACTAACGTCCATAAATCAAAGGACGGCAGGATTGAGCTTAGCAACGGCGGTAAATATGCCAGATAGGCACTGTCCGCCGTTCCTTATTTATAAATTTCAGAAGGTGGCGTAATGAATATCGGTCCTTATAGCTGGCAGGAATATTTAGTGATGGTCAAGGCTTTTCATGGCTACACCGCTCCGGGGGTTCTTGTCGGCGGCTATATGGTCGCAGCGGCTCAACAGAGGTTGCCTGAAGGCGTCCTGTACGATGCTGTCTGCGAGACCCGCAGTTGCCTCCCGGACGCCATTCAACTCCTTACCCCCTGTTCGGTCGGCAATAATTGGCTGCGAGTCTTCCATTTCGGTCGCTATGCCTTGAGTCTCTATGACAAATACTGCGGCGAGGGTTGGCGGGTCTATGTGGACCCGGAAAAACTCTCGGATTGGCCGGAGATCAAGACCTGGTTCTTGAAACTCAAGCCCAAAAAAGAGCAGGATACCCCGCGATTGATGCAAGAAATTGAAGCCGCCGGGGATTCTATCTGCAGCTTGCAGCCGATTCGGATGCAGCCCCAATTTCTAATGCGCCGGAGCAAAGGAGAGATCGGTATCTGCCCCCAATGCCGCGAGGCTTATCCGATTGCCGACGGTCTTCTCTGTCGGGCCTGCCAGGGAGAAACGCCGTACGCTCAAGTACCTGGTGAAATTGGTCCAACGCAGATTGATGCGCCGCTCCTGACCAGAACCCCGGTGGAAAAAGCAGTGGGGCGGACGGCTTTACACGACATGACAAAGATCATTCCGGGGGTGAGCAAGGGGCCAGCTCTGCTTCATGGCCAGGAAATTACCGTAGGCGACCTCTGCCGGCTGCACCAGATGGGGCGCTATCACATCTTTGTCGCCGATAACCAACCCGATCCGGAAGAATGGACGCATGAAGACGCCGCCGCCTTGGCCTTTGCCCAGGCTCTGGCCGGGCCAGGGGTGTGTTTTAATGGACCACCCCGGGAAGGCAAGATCAACCTGCGGGCCGAGCGCGACGGATTACTGTTGGTAAACCGGGAACGGTTGACCCGGTTTAATCTGGTAGAAGGGGTGATGTGCGCCGGCCGCCAAGGTTTTCGAATTGTCCGCGAGGGACAGATTATTGCCGGTACCCGGGCTGTTCCTCTGTATCTGCCGACCGCTGCCTTGCAGCAGGCCCTGACGGTCCTAAAAGCCGGACCGGTCTATGAGGTCCGGTCCCTGCGCCGGGCCCGCGTCGGTATCCTGGTCACCGGCACCGAAATCGTCCGCGGTCTGGTTCAGGATAAGTTTGCCCCTATAATCCAGGCAAAGGTGGAATATCTGGGCAGCCGGGTTTTGGGAGTAATTATTGTGCCGGATGAGCGGGAGGCCATCCGTCAGGCGGTAGCCGACCTGCTGGACAAAGGGATTGACCTGTTGGTCACGACCGCCGGCCTATCGGTGGATCCGGACGATGTCACCCGTCAGGGGCTGATCGACGCCGGGGCGGAGGACTTGCTCTATGGAGCGCCGATTTTACCCGGAGCCATGACCCTATTGGCCAGTATTGGGGCGGTGCAGGTTATCGGTGTTCCGGCCTGCGCCCTATATTATAAGAATACCAGCTTTGATCTGTTGCTCCCCCGTCTGCTGACCGGCCTGACCATCACCCGGCAGGATCTGGCAGCCATGGGACACGGCGCCCTCTGCCAGGAATGCCCCACCTGTACCTTCCCGAAATGCAATTTCGGCTGTTAGACCATGTGTAATTGTAGTTTATCGGCAAACAGAGCTATTGTTGTAAAGGCGAATCTTGTATTCGCCCTCACCTAGGGGCGTACACAAGATTCGCCCCTACATGGCAATATCTCTTTCCTTGCAGAAGTTACTTGCAGGCAATCAATCTAAATTTTCATCTCCTTGAGGATTCTGGAGACTCTGCCCATCATAAGACGCTACCAGCGCCGCCACCTCTGGGGTGCGCGGTTGACTGATGATCGCCTGGGGGCTCCCTCTCTGGGCGATTTTACCAGCAGTGTAGATAAGCAGGGTATCCGCCAGGCTGGTTGCCTCCAGGAGATCGTGAGTTACCAGGATCACCGGTAGGGCAAACTCGCGGTGAATCTGTTTTAAAAACCGGCGCATCTCCCGCCGCAGGGGATTATCCAGGGCTGAGAACGGTTCATCCAGGAGCAGGGCCTGTGGTCTTCGGATAAGGGCCCGAGCCAGAGCCACTCTTTGCTTCTGGCCTCCGGAAATCTCTGCCGGGGGTTTGCGGGCCAACCCCTCCAGATGGAAAATGTGCAACATCTCTTCAACCCGTTGTTCCCTTTCCGTTCGGGATAATCCAGTAGCTCCATAAGCAATGTTCTGCCGCACCGTCATATGCGGGAAGAGCGCCAGGTCTTGAAAGACATAGCCCAGAGAGCGCCGTTGCGGCGGGACGTTGATTCGCATCCGACTGTCAAACAGCACCTGGCCGTTGGCGGTAATCCGCCCGGTATCAGGCTGCAGAAATCCGGCGATGAGCT is a window from the Desulfobacca acetoxidans DSM 11109 genome containing:
- the nuoF gene encoding NADH-quinone oxidoreductase subunit NuoF: MSAHCHSHSAPAPEITPEQWNAIDSIIESYRNVPGNLMPVLQAVQEEIGCLPPTVQDRIATGLNIPGSDVFGVMSFYSMYTWRPKGKYVIRFCESPPCHIQGADNLLEFTQAELGVPLKHTTKDGLFTLETTACLGVCEVAPAMQINEVVHGNLTKDKIRQILADYRAGKAPDYKKLPYSTNAFRSYKQAPGELILLENVGVIDPEKIDDYLAKGGYQALKQALTGMTPEKIVEEVKASGLRGRGGAGFPTGLKWSFTRPLDVPQKYIICNLDEGEPGTIKDRYIVEGDPHKLLEGMAIAGFAVGADKGYIYCRGEYYLCKHRLATAIAQARAKGYLGENLFGRGFSFDIEVRSGFGCYICGEETALIESIEGKRGYPRSKPPFPGVAGLWQKPTIVNNVETLAAIPAIITRGGEWYKSLGTADTTGTKIYQIIGHVRTPQIVEVPAGITLRELIDTYGGGMRDGGKFKMCQTGGASAGIVGPEALDVPVDFGMAKVGGALGSGTMLVMDESVCAVDFARSVAVFFAHESCGQCTPCREGTRQLLQTLTRIWEGKGQPGDLDFLERLGKTMMDASFCPLGQTAPAPLFSLLKRFRQEFEDHIAGKCTHGVCKMG
- the fdhF gene encoding formate dehydrogenase subunit alpha → MSKPTLTLDGRVVEFDPGQTILEVARQAGIYSIPTLCYMKNTHPTGSCRVCVVEIEGWRTLAPACSTAATAGMVIKTESERVTAARKMVIELLLSSGNHNCLVCEANGACELQALAYRYQVPTPSFAAPPDTPYYFEDDNKLIVRDFSKCIMCGRCVRACNEIQVNRAIQIGYRGSHNKIVAKSDLPYKDSDCVFCGQCVQACPVGALTERKAKGLARSWETQKVRTTCPYCGVGCQLLLHLKGERIVKVTGVEGAAPNQGRLCVKGRFGYDFIYSPERLTTPLIRDKKEGELREASWDEALDLVAGRIKDTIAKHGPDAIAGVSCARSINEDSYQMQKLFRAVIKTNNIDHCARTUHAPTVVGLATAFGSGAMTNSFADFPKAKGFFCIGTNMTEAHPVAATFLKNAVLNGAQLIVADPRRTKLAEMADIHVPIKVGSDVAFLNGLMYVLITENLYDQKYVESCCTGFEALKAKVLEYPPEKAAPIVGIEPELFRVVARRMAAVKPQMLIYTLGITEHTCGVNNVLSTANIQMLLGNVGFECGGVNPLRGQNNVQGACDMGALPNVFPGYQKVIDPAARAKFEAFWGVKDLPDKNGLMMPQMMDGLPTGKVKLFYVFGENLANTEPDIHHVEKCLASAEFMVCHDIFPTETTRFADVIFPAAAWCEDDGTFASSERRVNRVRKVKQPPGQAKPNWWIFKELAKRLGQEWASNSAQEIWDNEVSHLAPALAGIKYFRIEGDGVQWPAPNLEHPGTCYLHKDGCFTCGQGVFTPVDWTPPAEVPDAEYPFVLSTGRRLYHYHSRTQTGRSVGLNERLGEETADISPADAAALGISNGEKIKLSTRRGQVMVKALVTPQVPPGMVWMAFHFREGCANWLTHAAFDPVSQTAEYKACAVKIEKAG
- a CDS encoding FmdE family protein, which encodes MNIGPYSWQEYLVMVKAFHGYTAPGVLVGGYMVAAAQQRLPEGVLYDAVCETRSCLPDAIQLLTPCSVGNNWLRVFHFGRYALSLYDKYCGEGWRVYVDPEKLSDWPEIKTWFLKLKPKKEQDTPRLMQEIEAAGDSICSLQPIRMQPQFLMRRSKGEIGICPQCREAYPIADGLLCRACQGETPYAQVPGEIGPTQIDAPLLTRTPVEKAVGRTALHDMTKIIPGVSKGPALLHGQEITVGDLCRLHQMGRYHIFVADNQPDPEEWTHEDAAALAFAQALAGPGVCFNGPPREGKINLRAERDGLLLVNRERLTRFNLVEGVMCAGRQGFRIVREGQIIAGTRAVPLYLPTAALQQALTVLKAGPVYEVRSLRRARVGILVTGTEIVRGLVQDKFAPIIQAKVEYLGSRVLGVIIVPDEREAIRQAVADLLDKGIDLLVTTAGLSVDPDDVTRQGLIDAGAEDLLYGAPILPGAMTLLASIGAVQVIGVPACALYYKNTSFDLLLPRLLTGLTITRQDLAAMGHGALCQECPTCTFPKCNFGC
- a CDS encoding ABC transporter ATP-binding protein, which codes for MGLAVQAIKRVNGFKLEVDWQIGNELAVLFGYSGAGKSLTLQLIAGFLQPDTGRITANGQVLFDSRMRINVPPQRRSLGYVFQDLALFPHMTVRQNIAYGATGLSRTEREQRVEEMLHIFHLEGLARKPPAEISGGQKQRVALARALIRRPQALLLDEPFSALDNPLRREMRRFLKQIHREFALPVILVTHDLLEATSLADTLLIYTAGKIAQRGSPQAIISQPRTPEVAALVASYDGQSLQNPQGDENLD